GGATGCGCGGGTTGCTGAGGCAGGAACTGCGGGCGCTGGACGGCCGGCTGGCGCCCAACCAACTGATGACCTTCAACGAGCTGCGCCAGATCCCGCTCTTCCTCAACCGGGCCATGGCTGCCATCACATCCGCCTTCGGCCTTCTCACCCTGTGCCTGACGGCCATCGGACTCTACGGCATGGTCTCCTATTCGGTCAGCCGGCGCGTCCGCGAGATCGGCATCCGTCTGGCTTTAGGGGCCGACCGCGCCCGCATCCTCGGCCTGGTGGTACGCAGCGGAATGCTCTACGTGGTCATCGGGATCGCGGCCGGATTGGTGCTGGCGTTTTTCGCCACCACGCTGCTGGCCAGCGTCCTGGTGTTGGCGGGAGTCCTCGATCCGCCGGCTTTCGTGGGCGCCGTCCTGCTCTCGCTGGCCGTAGGACTGGCCGCCAGCATCCTCCCGGCCCTGCGCGCCACGCGAGTCGACCCCATCCAGGCCCTGCGCTACGAGTGAGGCTAGAAGATGCCGCGCTCCCTGCATTTGTAGGAGACCGAAGCAGAGCCGTGGTAGGGGCCCTCCGCCGCCGGGAAGGGCGCAGGACATGATGTCGTTCTGGACCAACGGGCAGGTCGAGCAGTCTACTCCGTTTCTTGTCCCTGAAAAGGGACGGACCCGCTAGCCCATCAGGGTCACCCCCGGCCAGTGCCGGTCATAAGCTCTGAGCCGGGGCCGCCGTTTTTTTGTCCCTTCTGAAAGGGACAGATTCGCCAGCCCAGCGACTGTGTTAGAAGTCCCGGCTCGCTGAAGGCGAGCGATTCGCCAGCCCAGGGTCAGCCCCGGCGAGCGCAAGCGAGACGGCGGCGCCACCCTGGGTTTCAGACGGCCAATGTGCGAACGCTGAAAGCGTGGGATAACGCCACAGGGTGGCTCAAAACTTCTGACGCACTGCACGACTGGCCCTAGCGGGAGCCGTGAGAGCGGAACCAGGCGGCTACGCGGCGGTCGCGGGGGTTGCGGTGACGGGAGAGGATGTGGTTGTCGTTGGCGTAGATGAGCAGTTCGTAGGTCTTGCCGTATTCTTCCAGCTTCTCGGCCAGCTTGAGAGCATGCAGAGGGGGAATGGATTGGTCTTCGCCGCCATGGAGGATCATCAAGGGGACGCTTATGCGATCAGCCCACTTGACGGCTGAACGCCGCTCGATGATGTCTTCCATGCGCTGGGGAAAGTCCGGGAAGACCTGGCGGGCCATAGCCATGTAGCGCTCAGGCTCGGCCTGGAAGAGGGCGCCCAAGTCGGAAAAAGCTCCGTAAACGGCCGCCGCGCGGGCGGGAAAGCCTTCACGCAGGGCCTGCAAGACCATCATGCCCCCTCTCGACTCGCCGTAGAGAAAGAGCTGATCGCTGTCGACCGACTCCAGCGACTTTGCCAGCGGTACTACGTTGAGCAGGTCATTGAGGTCGTCTCCGCCCATCTCGTCGCGTCCCTGGCCGCCGTCGCTGCCGCGGTAAAGCGGCGCCAGCACGGTGAATCCCTCTTGGGCGAAGCGATGAAAAAGCGTGATGAGTTCCGGGGCGATGTCGCCGCGCAGGTAGCTTCCCCGGTTGAAAACCACCGTAGGCCGGGGGGCTGGCTTTGCCGGTCTGTACAGGTAACAGCGGACCGCCAGCCCGTCGCTTTGGTAGCTGATCTTGAAGAATTCGTAGTCGGAATCGGCAACCGCCCGCCGGTATTCCTCGCGCTCGGCATAAAGCTCAATGTCGCCGGCTTCGGCGGCCTCCTCGAAGGCGGGGAAGGAATACGGCTCCATCTCCAGGATCGTTCCGTCCGCTTGAGCGAGCAGAGTCCAGGCTGAAAGCAATGAAGTGGCGGCGAGAAAAAAAAGTCGGCCCAGTGTCCATCTCACAAACAGGGTCAACGTAATCCAATGGCGGATGGTTCGATTTCATAAGTCTCGGCTACAATTTCATTCAAGCGAGCCCTGCTAGGGCGCGGCTTTGGGAGCAGGGCGAGTCAGCATGAGGCGGTTGTTGCCGGCGTGCAGAAGGGCCTCGCCGATCTGGCGTCCGCGGGCGTCGACGACGACGGCGTACATTCGGTGCCCTCGGGCCAGCCGCTGCAGGAAAGGTACCTCCACAGCCAGCGGCCAAGCGCCGGACGGGGCTGAGTAGCGGCAGATGATTTTCCGGTCCCCGTCCGCCTCGGCAACCCGCCTGACCGAAATCAGGCGGGTCCCGATCAACTCGCGGGCTAACGCGCGCAGGTCTTCGCTTTCTTCGGTTTCGCTGCCTGCATCGCTGAGGACGGTCTGCAGGTCATGAGCGGAGAGGTGCAAGGTCAGGTTGATCTCGCTCTCGGCAACGACGATCCGCAAGTTGCTCAGCCCCGGGTCGTGGGCCAGGGCTGAGCAGCAGATCAGGAGAACAACCAGAGCGAAGGCGTCGAGAGTTTTTTTCATCATGGTGCTTTCTATCAACGGGTTCATGAAGACCGACTCCTTGTTAGCGGAGAGGAGAAACCGGCAGGGCGGTGAATTCTCCTGCCTGGGTACCCAACTCCAGCGCCATGGCCGCCACCGAGCCGCCCTGGCTTCTCGCCACCAATGAGCCCTTGAATCCTCCGGCCAGGTCGACGCCGTCGAAGAGTTCGGTGATGAAGACCGCGGTCTGGGCGCGGGCGGGGAAGCCGGCCATCATAGTGCCGGCGACTTCCATTCCTTGCGTATCCAGGAGTTGGAATTGGAGCGAAATCGGCG
The Acidobacteriota bacterium genome window above contains:
- a CDS encoding prolyl oligopeptidase family serine peptidase is translated as MEPYSFPAFEEAAEAGDIELYAEREEYRRAVADSDYEFFKISYQSDGLAVRCYLYRPAKPAPRPTVVFNRGSYLRGDIAPELITLFHRFAQEGFTVLAPLYRGSDGGQGRDEMGGDDLNDLLNVVPLAKSLESVDSDQLFLYGESRGGMMVLQALREGFPARAAAVYGAFSDLGALFQAEPERYMAMARQVFPDFPQRMEDIIERRSAVKWADRISVPLMILHGGEDQSIPPLHALKLAEKLEEYGKTYELLIYANDNHILSRHRNPRDRRVAAWFRSHGSR